A portion of the Granulosicoccus antarcticus IMCC3135 genome contains these proteins:
- a CDS encoding efflux RND transporter periplasmic adaptor subunit: MPLASDADHDENWSTSDKGGQGQAVSTNQAINRLRPAANSPTIRQKPSQRSAARPGLAEFHIKRQATLLEVLADFTDQLTLPAALLAIANDLKHRFQCDRIAIGLVIDSKIQIAAISQQAVIEARTDEIRLLREAMQEACDQGITIDYSGASTTSHTVECHHALAEGQASLHICTIPLCDKETVIGALLLQRRAEQSWSRMTLELLTQIAALAAPLIALRRDAERSAVQMIRMQIRSNLASLIAPKELIAKATAVILVLLLVLAYVFPVTHHVKASAEIVPTERRVIAAPISGFINRVFVNAGDLVRTGDSLIRLDTRELELTLAGQENQILSARAHLRAVMAGYDRNELAIAQAELDQIEAELALSKQQLSRTTMTAPIDGVIVSGDLSQSLGMSVERGKVLLEMAPADGYDVHLLVHETDVSYVQPGQTGRLSLAADPGTELLLDVSAIHPIAQANGGVNRFLVEATLQQGAAGLRPGQTGMVKLAVGEASLLWLWTHRFVEWGRQRLWEWLG, from the coding sequence ATGCCGCTAGCAAGCGATGCAGATCACGACGAGAACTGGTCCACGTCCGATAAGGGTGGGCAAGGCCAGGCTGTGTCAACGAATCAGGCTATTAACAGATTAAGGCCTGCTGCCAACAGTCCAACTATTCGGCAGAAACCATCGCAACGTTCAGCAGCACGGCCTGGTCTTGCCGAATTTCATATAAAAAGGCAAGCAACCCTACTTGAAGTTCTGGCAGATTTTACTGATCAACTTACGCTGCCAGCCGCTTTGTTGGCCATTGCCAACGATCTGAAGCACCGTTTCCAGTGCGATCGTATCGCCATTGGCTTGGTGATCGATAGCAAGATCCAGATTGCGGCCATATCGCAGCAGGCCGTGATCGAAGCTCGGACTGACGAGATCCGGTTACTGCGTGAGGCCATGCAGGAGGCCTGCGATCAGGGAATCACCATTGATTACTCTGGAGCTAGCACAACCTCGCACACGGTTGAATGCCATCACGCATTGGCAGAGGGACAGGCAAGCTTGCATATCTGCACGATCCCGCTGTGTGACAAGGAAACTGTCATAGGCGCCTTGTTATTGCAGCGCCGGGCTGAGCAGTCGTGGTCACGTATGACACTCGAGTTGCTCACCCAGATTGCCGCTCTTGCCGCGCCTCTCATTGCCCTGCGTCGTGACGCTGAACGTAGCGCCGTGCAGATGATACGCATGCAAATACGCAGCAACCTGGCAAGCTTGATAGCGCCGAAAGAGCTGATTGCAAAGGCGACTGCAGTCATTCTGGTTCTATTGCTGGTTTTAGCCTATGTCTTTCCAGTCACACATCATGTCAAGGCATCTGCCGAAATAGTACCGACCGAACGACGCGTCATCGCGGCTCCGATTAGCGGCTTTATCAATCGTGTTTTTGTCAACGCGGGGGATCTTGTGCGCACTGGAGATAGCCTGATTCGCCTGGACACCCGGGAGCTTGAATTGACGCTAGCTGGCCAGGAAAACCAGATCCTAAGCGCCCGCGCACATTTGCGTGCCGTCATGGCCGGCTACGATCGCAACGAGCTGGCTATTGCGCAGGCTGAACTTGACCAGATTGAGGCTGAGCTGGCACTGAGCAAACAGCAACTATCACGGACCACCATGACGGCTCCTATCGATGGCGTGATTGTCAGCGGTGATCTAAGCCAGTCACTGGGCATGTCGGTAGAGCGCGGCAAGGTACTACTGGAAATGGCTCCCGCTGATGGCTACGACGTGCATCTACTGGTCCACGAAACCGACGTGTCGTATGTGCAGCCAGGACAGACGGGACGACTCTCCCTGGCAGCCGATCCGGGCACCGAGCTGCTGCTTGACGTCAGTGCCATTCATCCGATTGCACAGGCCAATGGCGGCGTCAATCGTTTCCTGGTTGAGGCAACGCTCCAACAAGGGGCTGCGGGTCTGCGCCCCGGTCAAACCGGCATGGTCAAACTTGCTGTGGGAGAGGCCAGCCTGTTGTGGCTCTGGACCCATCGTTTTGTCGAGTGGGGCCGTCAAAGATTGTGGGAGTGGTTAGGGTGA
- a CDS encoding M50 family metallopeptidase, giving the protein MKQDPLFSEHWYRVKDLKLRLASDVVVYRHRYRKVPCFVLHRKSTSAYHRVDTAVFKMIAELDGSVTLDSVWQRALEIQGNQAPTQPQLIGLLARMHEAELLSVNRKLDAEQLFSRSKDNARKDARQRYLNPLFLKFTLFDPDRLLNLLQPLARCLFSRTALVIWVGLLVLSLFLLLPRWASLRYEVASFDMFSAGNLVLFLSLYPALKLVHELAHGLAIKRFGGEVHELGIALMVFLPLPYVDASAASVLPDKWHRMLISAAGILVELAVAAIATLVWCFSDGLLHDLALMLMLIGGGSTLLFNGNPLLKFDGYYILSDAVEIPNLADRSRQYLLGLARHKLFGMPSQQTPLADRAEGVWLILYGLLSSTYKLAIMFAIALMLSEKFFFFGTAMAIWVVVSLVGLPLWKLLKFVAVTPQSSRPRAIVVTASFFVLSAMTVTYLPLPLNTVSRGVVWLPENAIVRVQSLCEVTQVRVLSGATVTLGEPLFYCEDPQLETEQDILQAQLDQLEAVRTGLDLSDRVDHEKYGHEIETLQVKLKHIDDNIARQLVTAQSAGRFFFTDNTTLEGQFLTPAALAAYVVPSHARTVRIAIEQADASWFQQGETEAELRFDEQAGKRQVYQTRIHRQTPQSTSVVPSAGLTTAGGGELVADSAGDGRTVLESVFDIELAWPENAPHLNVGSHVSVVFRHASRPILSRLVVIMQRAFLGRQDV; this is encoded by the coding sequence GTGAAGCAGGACCCGCTGTTCAGCGAACACTGGTATCGTGTCAAAGACTTGAAGCTCAGGCTAGCCAGTGACGTCGTTGTTTATCGTCACCGTTACCGCAAGGTGCCCTGTTTCGTACTGCATCGCAAATCGACCAGCGCCTATCACCGGGTCGATACCGCCGTCTTCAAGATGATTGCTGAGCTGGATGGGTCGGTAACACTCGATTCGGTCTGGCAACGCGCCCTTGAAATACAGGGCAACCAGGCGCCGACACAACCCCAACTGATCGGCCTCCTGGCACGCATGCATGAAGCTGAACTGCTTTCGGTCAACCGCAAACTGGATGCCGAGCAACTGTTTTCTCGCAGCAAAGACAATGCACGAAAGGATGCCAGGCAACGCTATCTCAACCCTCTGTTTTTGAAATTCACACTGTTCGATCCTGACCGACTGCTCAACCTGTTGCAGCCCCTCGCGCGTTGCCTTTTCTCGCGAACAGCACTGGTCATATGGGTGGGGCTACTGGTACTTAGCCTTTTTCTACTGCTACCACGCTGGGCCAGTCTACGTTACGAGGTTGCCAGCTTTGATATGTTTTCTGCCGGCAATCTAGTGCTTTTCCTGTCGCTCTACCCGGCCCTTAAACTGGTACATGAATTGGCCCATGGTCTCGCTATCAAACGCTTTGGCGGCGAGGTACATGAGCTGGGTATAGCGCTGATGGTTTTTCTACCATTGCCCTACGTAGATGCCAGTGCCGCATCAGTTCTGCCTGACAAATGGCATCGGATGCTGATCAGTGCTGCGGGGATTCTGGTTGAGCTGGCGGTGGCGGCAATCGCCACCCTTGTATGGTGTTTCAGCGACGGTCTGCTGCACGATCTGGCCCTGATGTTGATGCTCATCGGTGGTGGATCAACGTTATTATTCAATGGCAACCCGCTACTAAAATTCGACGGTTACTACATTTTGTCAGACGCTGTGGAGATTCCGAATCTGGCGGATCGTTCACGACAATACCTGCTGGGCCTGGCCCGTCACAAACTCTTTGGCATGCCTTCGCAGCAGACGCCTCTGGCGGATCGTGCCGAGGGTGTCTGGCTGATTCTGTACGGACTGCTCTCAAGTACGTACAAGCTTGCCATCATGTTTGCAATCGCCTTGATGCTCAGCGAAAAATTCTTCTTTTTCGGTACGGCAATGGCCATCTGGGTAGTGGTGAGCCTGGTAGGGCTGCCCTTGTGGAAACTGCTGAAGTTCGTCGCCGTTACACCACAATCCTCGAGACCGCGTGCCATCGTTGTGACCGCAAGTTTTTTTGTACTATCCGCAATGACAGTAACCTACCTGCCTCTGCCGTTGAATACGGTATCCAGGGGTGTCGTCTGGCTACCAGAAAACGCTATCGTGCGTGTGCAAAGCCTCTGTGAGGTCACTCAGGTGAGGGTTCTCTCCGGAGCAACGGTCACACTGGGCGAACCCTTGTTTTATTGCGAGGATCCTCAGCTTGAGACTGAACAGGACATTTTACAGGCGCAGCTGGATCAGCTTGAAGCGGTGCGCACAGGGCTCGACCTGAGCGACAGAGTAGATCACGAAAAGTACGGGCACGAGATCGAAACACTGCAAGTAAAGCTTAAGCATATTGATGACAACATCGCCCGACAGCTTGTTACGGCTCAGTCGGCCGGGAGATTCTTTTTCACTGATAACACAACACTGGAAGGTCAGTTTCTTACGCCCGCAGCCTTAGCGGCCTACGTTGTACCGAGTCACGCGCGAACCGTTCGCATCGCCATTGAGCAAGCAGATGCGTCCTGGTTCCAACAGGGCGAGACCGAAGCGGAGCTCCGGTTTGATGAGCAAGCTGGCAAACGCCAGGTTTACCAGACTCGAATACATCGCCAGACACCGCAGTCAACATCAGTGGTACCCAGTGCCGGACTCACCACGGCCGGTGGCGGCGAGCTTGTCGCAGACTCGGCCGGCGACGGACGCACGGTGCTCGAATCGGTTTTCGATATTGAACTTGCCTGGCCCGAGAACGCACCGCACCTCAACGTGGGCAGCCATGTCAGCGTGGTTTTTCGACACGCATCAAGACCCATTCTCAGTCGCCTGGTAGTCATCATGCAACGAGCCTTTCTCGGCAGGCAGGATGTTTGA
- a CDS encoding serine hydrolase domain-containing protein: protein MKRRTLLKSAAYCLAATSLPAFAATGSETANTPVTAADAINAFADAARQLDRLHGLVVMKQGEIVLAENFRGPPVDKAVNVKSISKSVVAGLVGCAIERGSLVGVDATLGELAPDLVPVDADVRIAKLSVQDFLTMRLGLESQSGGNYGRWAASDDWVRYALTRPFTSAPGGKMQYSTAGWHVLGAILSEVTGKSLLTLSREWLGEPLDIEFATWTRDPQGRYLGGNEMSMSPLEMARFGELYRLDGRWNDELVMVEDWVRQSFEPKTVSPWSDHAYGYGWYLLPLAGQKAAYARGYGGQLIHVVPQAGLVVAMTSDSSRAARSDGYIATLHSLVEDYLIATQG from the coding sequence ATGAAAAGACGAACTCTACTCAAGAGCGCTGCCTATTGTCTGGCTGCAACCAGTCTGCCAGCCTTTGCTGCGACCGGCAGTGAGACCGCCAACACGCCTGTTACGGCTGCTGACGCCATCAATGCATTCGCAGATGCAGCACGACAGCTTGATCGCCTGCACGGGCTCGTGGTGATGAAGCAGGGCGAGATTGTCCTGGCAGAAAATTTCCGTGGGCCACCGGTGGATAAGGCCGTCAATGTCAAATCGATATCCAAATCAGTTGTGGCGGGACTGGTTGGTTGCGCTATCGAGCGGGGCAGTCTGGTTGGCGTCGACGCAACGTTAGGTGAGCTGGCTCCTGATCTGGTGCCGGTCGATGCCGATGTTCGTATCGCCAAACTGAGCGTGCAGGATTTTCTGACGATGCGTCTGGGTCTTGAGAGTCAGTCAGGGGGCAATTATGGTCGTTGGGCAGCTAGTGACGACTGGGTCCGCTATGCACTGACACGGCCCTTCACCTCGGCTCCGGGTGGCAAAATGCAGTACTCGACGGCAGGCTGGCATGTGTTAGGAGCCATTCTTTCTGAAGTGACGGGCAAGAGCCTGTTGACCCTGTCTCGTGAATGGCTCGGAGAGCCCCTGGACATAGAGTTTGCAACCTGGACGCGGGATCCTCAGGGGCGTTACCTGGGCGGCAACGAGATGTCAATGTCACCGCTCGAGATGGCTCGCTTTGGTGAATTGTATCGCCTGGATGGTCGCTGGAATGATGAATTGGTGATGGTGGAGGATTGGGTCCGGCAAAGTTTTGAACCTAAAACCGTATCGCCGTGGTCCGACCATGCTTACGGCTATGGCTGGTACCTGTTGCCGCTGGCTGGCCAGAAAGCGGCCTATGCACGCGGATACGGCGGGCAGCTTATCCATGTGGTGCCGCAGGCGGGTCTGGTTGTGGCCATGACGTCGGATTCATCGCGCGCCGCACGAAGTGATGGTTATATTGCTACGCTGCATTCACTGGTAGAGGACTACCTGATAGCAACGCAGGGATGA